One stretch of Candidatus Glassbacteria bacterium DNA includes these proteins:
- a CDS encoding vitamin B12 dependent methionine synthase — protein sequence MDRLYLIDRIEFRPDTETISTRLRLGELAGALNLEGLLSQAARIAMPRAAWALFEPAPAGKRQVVIAGERLTSRILRVNLRNAGRVALFVATCGPELEQWSEGFDDPLERWVTDEICEEALRSAVVALEAALDNEIEGEYRVSMNPGSLEDWPLVEQGPLFRALALAGDVTRATGVELTESFLMTPRKSLSGVRFASPRQFTNCMLCPRDDCAGRRMAYDPKEFERQYDGAVRGTLYAETCGCGHDAAG from the coding sequence TTGGACCGACTGTACCTGATCGACAGAATCGAGTTCCGGCCGGATACGGAAACGATCTCCACCCGCCTTCGCCTGGGCGAGCTGGCGGGCGCGCTCAACCTGGAGGGTCTGCTCTCCCAGGCCGCCCGGATCGCCATGCCCCGCGCGGCCTGGGCACTATTCGAGCCGGCGCCGGCGGGTAAGCGGCAGGTCGTGATTGCCGGAGAGCGCCTGACCAGCCGTATCCTGCGGGTCAACCTGCGGAACGCCGGGCGGGTGGCGTTGTTCGTGGCCACCTGCGGACCGGAGCTGGAACAGTGGTCGGAAGGGTTCGACGACCCGTTGGAACGCTGGGTGACCGATGAAATCTGCGAGGAAGCGCTGCGGAGTGCCGTCGTCGCCCTGGAAGCCGCGCTGGACAACGAGATCGAGGGCGAGTACCGGGTCTCGATGAATCCCGGCTCCCTGGAGGACTGGCCGCTGGTCGAGCAGGGGCCGCTGTTCCGGGCGCTGGCGCTGGCCGGTGATGTCACCCGGGCCACAGGGGTCGAGCTGACCGAGAGCTTTCTGATGACGCCGCGTAAGTCGCTTTCGGGAGTCAGGTTCGCATCACCCCGGCAGTTCACCAACTGCATGCTCTGCCCGCGGGATGACTGCGCGGGGCGGAGGATGGCCTACGATCCCAAAGAGTTCGAGCGGCAATACGATGGCGCCGTGCGCGGGACACTGTATGCGGAAACCTGCGGCTGCGGTCACGATGCGGCGGGTTGA
- a CDS encoding glycosyltransferase family 1 protein: MMKNIQEYSVVPSLPDKLSGLSTLAANLCWSWDQDAIELFRRMDPQLWETTRHNPAMMLQTVDQQALEELADDDGFVSQLERVGETLKAYIADKKTWFARTFPDAVDKFRVAYFSAEFGITECIPIYSGGLGILSGDHVKSASDLGVPLVGVGLMYQHGYFRQYLNIDGYQQESYFDNDPFKMPLHLQRTPENETRVIQVEFPGRNVAARIWHAKVGRVNLYLLDTNLPENSPNDRTITSQLYGGDKEMRIQQEIMMGVGGVEALAAMDIEPCTIHMNEGHAAFSGIGRILRLIEEQRLSFEEALTVVRASGIFTTHTPVPAGIDIFEPTLVDRYFSHLYSRLGIDRKQFLALGRRNPENDLEPFNMSLLAMRLSAHYNGVSRLHGAVSRSMWCAGWPEVPVDDIPITHVTNGIHIGSWISRETGELYDRYLGHRWREDPTDQEAWDRIESLPEEALWRTHELRRERLVSFARRRLKRQLIERGASSQDVEMAERVLDPNALTIGFARRFASYKRATLILRNVERLTKMLTDEQRPVQFVFAGKAHPRDEEGKALIRQIIHFSRDPEIRRRVVFLENYDMIVSRYMVQGVDVWLNNPRRPMEASGTSGMKVVPNGGLNLSVLDGWWVEGYEIEPNSGWAIGKGEEYDDLNLQDEVEANALYNQLETDVIPLFYDRSSDGLPRRWIEKMKASIGKLSPVYNTHRMVREYVERFYMSAAENCSGLREDDYKQAREFAAWKKKVLGQWSSLAIEEVTADTGRDFIVGQEIDVTAKLKVGGLSPGDLAVEVYYGPLDAKRNITGGITAEMQPGQSDAGTVTFSGKLPCRHSGQHGYTLRVLPRHEHLANPYELGLILWR, translated from the coding sequence ATGATGAAAAACATCCAGGAGTACTCGGTCGTACCCTCTCTGCCGGACAAACTCTCCGGACTCAGTACACTGGCCGCGAACCTGTGTTGGAGCTGGGACCAGGACGCTATCGAGCTGTTCCGCCGCATGGACCCCCAGCTCTGGGAAACCACCAGGCATAACCCGGCGATGATGCTGCAGACTGTCGACCAGCAGGCGCTGGAGGAACTGGCGGACGATGACGGATTCGTATCGCAGCTCGAGCGGGTGGGCGAAACTTTGAAAGCGTATATCGCCGACAAAAAGACCTGGTTCGCCCGCACGTTTCCCGATGCGGTCGATAAGTTCAGGGTCGCCTATTTCAGCGCCGAGTTCGGGATCACCGAGTGTATCCCGATCTACTCCGGCGGTCTCGGTATCCTGTCGGGCGATCATGTCAAGAGCGCCTCCGACCTGGGAGTGCCGCTGGTGGGCGTGGGCCTGATGTACCAGCACGGTTATTTCCGCCAGTACCTCAATATCGACGGGTACCAGCAGGAGTCATACTTCGACAACGACCCGTTCAAAATGCCGCTCCACCTGCAGCGCACACCTGAGAACGAGACGCGTGTGATCCAGGTCGAGTTCCCCGGGCGGAATGTGGCGGCAAGGATCTGGCATGCCAAGGTGGGCAGGGTGAACCTCTATCTGCTCGACACCAACTTGCCGGAAAACAGCCCCAACGACCGGACGATCACCTCCCAGCTTTACGGCGGCGACAAGGAAATGCGGATCCAGCAGGAAATCATGATGGGCGTCGGCGGGGTCGAGGCTCTGGCCGCGATGGATATCGAACCCTGTACGATCCACATGAACGAGGGCCACGCGGCCTTCAGCGGTATCGGACGAATCCTGAGGCTGATCGAGGAGCAGCGACTCTCGTTCGAGGAGGCGCTGACCGTCGTGCGCGCCAGCGGCATTTTCACCACCCATACCCCTGTCCCGGCCGGGATCGATATTTTCGAGCCGACCCTGGTGGACCGCTATTTCTCGCATCTCTACAGCCGTCTCGGTATCGACCGCAAGCAGTTCCTGGCCCTCGGGCGCCGCAATCCGGAAAACGACCTCGAGCCGTTCAACATGAGTCTCCTGGCCATGCGCCTCAGCGCCCATTATAACGGAGTCAGCCGGCTGCATGGGGCGGTGAGCCGCTCGATGTGGTGCGCGGGCTGGCCGGAGGTGCCGGTGGACGATATCCCGATCACCCATGTCACCAACGGGATCCATATCGGCAGTTGGATCAGCCGCGAAACCGGCGAGCTTTACGACCGCTACCTGGGCCATCGCTGGCGCGAGGACCCCACCGATCAGGAAGCCTGGGACCGGATCGAGTCCCTGCCCGAGGAGGCGCTGTGGCGCACCCACGAGCTGCGCCGCGAGCGGCTGGTTTCCTTCGCCCGCCGTCGCCTGAAACGCCAGTTGATCGAACGGGGCGCCTCCAGCCAGGATGTCGAGATGGCCGAGCGGGTGCTCGATCCCAATGCGCTCACGATCGGTTTCGCCCGCCGCTTCGCCTCCTACAAGCGCGCCACGCTGATCCTGCGCAACGTGGAGCGGCTGACGAAAATGCTGACCGACGAGCAGCGTCCGGTCCAGTTCGTGTTTGCCGGCAAGGCTCATCCCCGCGACGAGGAAGGCAAGGCGCTGATCCGCCAGATAATCCACTTTTCCCGCGACCCCGAGATACGCCGCCGGGTGGTGTTCCTGGAAAACTACGACATGATAGTTTCCCGCTACATGGTCCAGGGCGTTGATGTCTGGCTGAACAACCCGCGCCGCCCGATGGAGGCCAGCGGCACCAGCGGAATGAAAGTGGTCCCCAACGGCGGCCTGAACCTCAGCGTGCTGGACGGCTGGTGGGTGGAGGGCTACGAGATCGAACCCAACTCAGGCTGGGCGATCGGCAAGGGAGAGGAATACGACGACCTCAACCTGCAGGACGAGGTGGAAGCCAACGCGCTCTACAACCAACTGGAAACCGACGTGATCCCGCTGTTCTACGACCGCTCTTCCGATGGGCTGCCCAGGCGCTGGATCGAGAAGATGAAAGCTTCTATCGGCAAACTGTCCCCGGTCTACAATACGCACCGGATGGTGCGGGAATACGTAGAGCGTTTCTACATGTCCGCTGCGGAAAACTGCTCGGGACTGCGTGAGGATGACTACAAGCAGGCCAGGGAGTTCGCCGCGTGGAAGAAAAAAGTGCTCGGCCAGTGGAGTTCGCTGGCAATCGAGGAGGTTACCGCGGATACCGGCCGGGACTTTATTGTCGGCCAGGAGATCGACGTGACCGCGAAACTCAAAGTCGGCGGACTGAGTCCTGGGGACCTGGCCGTTGAAGTCTACTACGGGCCGCTGGACGCGAAACGAAATATCACCGGGGGGATAACAGCCGAAATGCAGCCCGGGCAGAGCGACGCGGGTACGGTCACTTTCAGCGGCAAGCTTCCCTGCCGGCACAGCGGCCAGCACGGCTACACGCTCCGTGTCCTGCCCAGACACGAGCACCTGGCGAATCCTTACGAACTCGGACTGATCCTCTGGCGTTGA
- a CDS encoding NAD-dependent epimerase/dehydratase family protein, producing the protein MILVTGAAGFIGYHVARRLLEEGRRVVGLDIVNDYYSPQLKWDRVEELKSFSDFSFHQLDLCDPPGLEELFTASGFSHVINLAAQAGVRYSLKHPEAYQKNNIEGFLNILEMCRHHKVENLIYASSSSVYGKNTKIPFSENDVLEGQISLYGATKRANELMAHTYSHLYGLNTTGLRFFTVYGPWGRPDMAMFLFTEAILKDEQISVFNYGHMKRDFTYIDDIVDGVAACLDHKFEYEIFNLGNNRPVELLSLIELMESKLGREANKLMLPIQPGDCEATYADITKASRLLGYEPLTSIEHGLDRFIGWYKSYFNV; encoded by the coding sequence ATGATCCTGGTAACAGGAGCAGCCGGCTTTATCGGCTACCACGTCGCCCGCAGGCTGCTGGAGGAAGGCCGCCGGGTGGTGGGCCTGGATATTGTCAATGACTACTACAGCCCGCAACTGAAGTGGGACCGGGTGGAGGAGTTGAAATCTTTTTCCGATTTCAGTTTTCACCAGTTGGACCTCTGCGACCCTCCGGGACTGGAAGAGTTGTTCACCGCCTCGGGATTCAGCCATGTTATCAACCTGGCCGCCCAGGCCGGAGTCCGCTACTCGCTCAAACATCCCGAGGCCTACCAGAAAAACAACATCGAGGGTTTCCTCAACATCCTCGAGATGTGCCGCCACCATAAGGTCGAGAACCTGATTTACGCCTCGTCATCGAGCGTCTACGGCAAGAACACCAAGATCCCGTTCAGTGAAAACGACGTGCTGGAAGGCCAGATATCTCTCTACGGAGCTACCAAGCGGGCCAACGAGCTGATGGCCCATACCTACTCCCACCTCTATGGACTGAACACCACGGGGCTGCGGTTTTTCACTGTATACGGTCCCTGGGGCCGGCCGGATATGGCGATGTTCCTCTTTACCGAAGCCATCCTCAAGGACGAGCAGATCTCGGTGTTCAACTACGGCCACATGAAACGGGATTTCACTTATATCGACGATATAGTCGACGGGGTAGCCGCCTGCCTGGATCACAAGTTCGAGTACGAGATTTTCAACCTGGGAAACAACCGGCCGGTGGAGCTGCTGTCACTGATCGAGTTGATGGAAAGCAAGCTGGGCAGGGAAGCGAACAAGCTGATGCTGCCGATCCAGCCAGGCGACTGCGAGGCGACTTACGCTGATATTACCAAGGCCTCGCGTCTGCTGGGCTACGAACCGCTCACGTCGATTGAACATGGACTGGACAGGTTTATCGGCTGGTACAAGAGTTACTTCAACGTCTGA